A genome region from Cucurbita pepo subsp. pepo cultivar mu-cu-16 chromosome LG02, ASM280686v2, whole genome shotgun sequence includes the following:
- the LOC111789429 gene encoding probable glucuronoxylan glucuronosyltransferase IRX7 isoform X1 — protein sequence MVEISRTSKKNPFLTTNQRKNTTFYFKFFLSASFSFYFFTFFLLTHNPNLGLIHHHHYVSNSNAFVSKALVQSEPNDFKLFVYDLPPEFNADWLSDGRCGGHLFASEVAIHRALLTSRVRCMDPYEADFFFVPVYVSCNFSSVNGLPAIAHARPLLASAVAAISREFPFWNRSGGADHIFVASHDYGACFHAMEHEAMADGIPQFLKNSIILQTFGVKYKHPCQDVENILIPPYIPPESVEESVVHGRRRDIFAFFRGKMEVNPKNFGGRFYGKRVRTLIWKKFHRHRRFYIKRQRFAGYRSEISRSVFCLCPLGWAPWSPRLVESVALGCVPVIIADGIRLPFPDAVDWPGISLTVAERDVGKLGRILERVAATNLSTIQNNLRNPKNRQALLFHNPIQPQDATWQVIRNLAKKLDRSFRSSRLPNQLKNDT from the exons ATGGTCGAAATTTCAAGAACATCAAAGAAAAATCCCTTCTTGAccacaaatcaaagaaaaaacaccactttttacttcaaattctttctttccgcttctttttccttctatttcttcactttttttctCCTAACCCATAATCCCAATCTGGGTTTgatccatcatcatcattatgtCTCTAATTCCAACGCCTTTGTCTCTAAAGCTCTCGTCCAATCCGAACCCAATGATTTCAAACTATTTGTCTATGATTTGCCGCCGGAGTTCAACGCCGATTGGCTTTCCGACGGCCGGTGCGGCGGCCATTTGTTTGCCTCCGAGGTGGCCATTCATAGAGCCCTGTTGACGAGCAGGGTTCGGTGTATGGACCCTTATGAGGCGGATTTCTTCTTCGTTCCTGTTTATGTTTCGTGTAATTTTAGCTCCGTTAATGGGTTGCCGGCTATTGCTCATGCTCGCCCTCTTTTGGCCTCCGCCGTGGCGGCTATCTCTCGTGAATTTCCGTTTTGGAATCGGAGCGGCGGCGCCGACCATATCTTTGTCGCTTCACATGACTATGGCGCTTGTTTCCACGCCATG GAGCATGAGGCTATGGCAGATGGGATACCGCAATTCTTGAAGAATTCGATCATTTTGCAGACTTTTGGAGTCAAATATAAGCACCCATGTCAGGATGTTGAGAATATTCTTATTCCGCCTTATATTCCACCGGAATCTGTGGAAGAATCCGTCGTCCACGGCCGTCGGAGAGACATATTCGCGTTTTTCAGGGGAAAAATGGAGGTCAACCCCAAGAACTTCGGTGGCCGATTCTATGGCAA GCGGGTTCGGACTttgatttggaagaaatttcaCCGGCACCGGCGGTTTTATATCAAAAGACAGAGGTTTGCCGGTTACCGTTCGGAAATAAGCCGGTCGGTTTTTTGTTTATGTCCTCTAGGGTGGGCCCCGTGGAGTCCGAGATTGGTTGAGTCGGTTGCACTTGGTTGCGTGCCGGTCATTATAGCTGATGGTATCCGGTTGCCGTTCCCCGATGCCGTGGACTGGCCGGGAATATCGTTGACTGTGGCGGAGAGAGACGTCGGAAAATTGGGGAGAATTCTTGAACGTGTGGCGGCGACCAACCTCTCCACCATCCAGAACAACCTCCGGAACCCCAAAAATCGGCAGGCCTTACTATTCCACAATCCTATCCAACCACAGGACGCCACGTGGCAAGTCATTAGAAACCTGGCAAAGAAGTTGGATAGGTCTTTTAGGAGTTCAAGACTTCCAAACCAGTTGAAGAACGACACGTAG
- the LOC111789429 gene encoding probable glucuronoxylan glucuronosyltransferase IRX7 isoform X2, which produces MVEISRTSKKNPFLTTNQRKNTTFYFKFFLSASFSFYFFTFFLLTHNPNLGLIHHHHYVSNSNAFVSKALVQSEPNDFKLFVYDLPPEFNADWLSDGRCGGHLFASEVAIHRALLTSRVRCMDPYEADFFFVPVYVSCNFSSVNGLPAIAHARPLLASAVAAISREFPFWNRSGGADHIFVASHDYGACFHAMTFGVKYKHPCQDVENILIPPYIPPESVEESVVHGRRRDIFAFFRGKMEVNPKNFGGRFYGKRVRTLIWKKFHRHRRFYIKRQRFAGYRSEISRSVFCLCPLGWAPWSPRLVESVALGCVPVIIADGIRLPFPDAVDWPGISLTVAERDVGKLGRILERVAATNLSTIQNNLRNPKNRQALLFHNPIQPQDATWQVIRNLAKKLDRSFRSSRLPNQLKNDT; this is translated from the exons ATGGTCGAAATTTCAAGAACATCAAAGAAAAATCCCTTCTTGAccacaaatcaaagaaaaaacaccactttttacttcaaattctttctttccgcttctttttccttctatttcttcactttttttctCCTAACCCATAATCCCAATCTGGGTTTgatccatcatcatcattatgtCTCTAATTCCAACGCCTTTGTCTCTAAAGCTCTCGTCCAATCCGAACCCAATGATTTCAAACTATTTGTCTATGATTTGCCGCCGGAGTTCAACGCCGATTGGCTTTCCGACGGCCGGTGCGGCGGCCATTTGTTTGCCTCCGAGGTGGCCATTCATAGAGCCCTGTTGACGAGCAGGGTTCGGTGTATGGACCCTTATGAGGCGGATTTCTTCTTCGTTCCTGTTTATGTTTCGTGTAATTTTAGCTCCGTTAATGGGTTGCCGGCTATTGCTCATGCTCGCCCTCTTTTGGCCTCCGCCGTGGCGGCTATCTCTCGTGAATTTCCGTTTTGGAATCGGAGCGGCGGCGCCGACCATATCTTTGTCGCTTCACATGACTATGGCGCTTGTTTCCACGCCATG ACTTTTGGAGTCAAATATAAGCACCCATGTCAGGATGTTGAGAATATTCTTATTCCGCCTTATATTCCACCGGAATCTGTGGAAGAATCCGTCGTCCACGGCCGTCGGAGAGACATATTCGCGTTTTTCAGGGGAAAAATGGAGGTCAACCCCAAGAACTTCGGTGGCCGATTCTATGGCAA GCGGGTTCGGACTttgatttggaagaaatttcaCCGGCACCGGCGGTTTTATATCAAAAGACAGAGGTTTGCCGGTTACCGTTCGGAAATAAGCCGGTCGGTTTTTTGTTTATGTCCTCTAGGGTGGGCCCCGTGGAGTCCGAGATTGGTTGAGTCGGTTGCACTTGGTTGCGTGCCGGTCATTATAGCTGATGGTATCCGGTTGCCGTTCCCCGATGCCGTGGACTGGCCGGGAATATCGTTGACTGTGGCGGAGAGAGACGTCGGAAAATTGGGGAGAATTCTTGAACGTGTGGCGGCGACCAACCTCTCCACCATCCAGAACAACCTCCGGAACCCCAAAAATCGGCAGGCCTTACTATTCCACAATCCTATCCAACCACAGGACGCCACGTGGCAAGTCATTAGAAACCTGGCAAAGAAGTTGGATAGGTCTTTTAGGAGTTCAAGACTTCCAAACCAGTTGAAGAACGACACGTAG